The proteins below are encoded in one region of Planctopirus limnophila DSM 3776:
- a CDS encoding HlyD family secretion protein, with amino-acid sequence MTAATTTLQSSVDITVQPPVPVPTIRLALLAFLVLGAGATLTAGLDLMESKHCQGALEAQISVVRAERSAQISQVHVTPGAVVAVGQPLITVLDPHVIERIATLEQQLTEAKAEVERSKAEAAVDLEWRRRELKAAEFDAQLRAAELLQSQFQKQVEHVAWQDYLKRLNPVTTLVSLKAEAGSIIFDKSLPDEERLRALVAQDAAATTVEAISVQLQICEKRLIDLKELDKDLVQLIQKAHGVEVAKAKVQRIEFELSDLNAKKQGVTILSENYGTVSDLNLKAGDLVTAGQKLLDLVDQDRRYLLASIPSKDISQVSKGSKVELIFPGNQMRQGTVVDIPLRAESVVASSVHDVPIDVRVEASGREWPDLPLGTRVRVNFGRKL; translated from the coding sequence ATGACGGCTGCGACGACAACACTTCAATCTTCGGTGGATATCACTGTTCAGCCACCGGTTCCCGTGCCCACCATCCGGCTGGCTCTGTTGGCTTTTCTCGTTCTCGGTGCGGGAGCAACGCTGACTGCCGGTTTAGATCTGATGGAGTCCAAGCATTGCCAGGGGGCGCTTGAAGCACAGATTTCGGTGGTACGTGCCGAACGTTCTGCACAGATTTCGCAAGTACACGTCACGCCGGGGGCTGTGGTTGCCGTTGGTCAACCATTGATCACTGTGCTTGATCCGCATGTGATTGAGCGAATTGCAACTCTTGAGCAGCAACTGACTGAGGCCAAAGCCGAAGTTGAGCGCTCAAAGGCGGAAGCGGCTGTCGATCTCGAATGGCGTCGAAGAGAACTCAAAGCTGCGGAGTTCGATGCTCAATTGCGAGCCGCCGAGCTTCTGCAATCTCAGTTTCAAAAGCAGGTGGAGCATGTGGCCTGGCAGGATTACCTGAAGCGATTGAATCCGGTGACCACGTTAGTGAGTCTGAAGGCCGAAGCCGGGTCGATCATTTTTGACAAATCGCTTCCTGATGAGGAACGTCTCCGGGCACTGGTGGCTCAGGATGCCGCAGCGACCACTGTGGAGGCCATTTCTGTTCAATTGCAGATCTGTGAGAAGCGTTTAATCGATCTCAAAGAGCTGGATAAGGATCTGGTTCAGTTAATCCAAAAAGCTCATGGTGTGGAAGTCGCGAAGGCTAAAGTTCAACGAATTGAGTTTGAACTCTCGGATCTCAATGCGAAAAAGCAGGGAGTCACCATTCTCAGTGAGAATTATGGCACAGTCAGTGATTTGAATCTTAAGGCGGGAGATCTCGTGACTGCGGGCCAGAAATTGCTGGATCTCGTTGATCAGGATCGCAGATATCTGCTCGCATCGATTCCATCAAAAGATATCTCACAGGTTTCGAAGGGGAGCAAAGTCGAGCTGATCTTCCCCGGCAACCAGATGCGACAAGGAACTGTTGTCGATATTCCTTTAAGAGCCGAAAGCGTCGTGGCGAGCTCTGTGCATGATGTACCGATCGATGTGCGGGTGGAAGCCAGTGGACGCGAATGGCCTGACCTTCCCCTGGGGACGCGAGTGCGTGTGAATTTTGGTCGGAAGCTGTAG
- a CDS encoding amidohydrolase family protein, translating into MVASSTSTDIDFPIIDTHQHLWDLDLFKLRWLKTDPEASAATQPLGKSHRPHDYQAAAEGLGIVKSVYMEVDVVFEQQTREVEYVTTLCEDPQNLMCGAVVSGCPGTPGFEKWASYLSKNRWIKGVRRVLHADDTPQGTCTQPEFIRSMQQLGQHNLSFDFCIRPGELKDAALVAKACPGTRFILDHCGNMPVHGGSPELRSLWQDGLKALADQENVVCKISGIVASTQDENWRPADLKPVIETTVETFGIHRVMFASDWPVCTTRSSLKRWISALKEIVALRPIEQQRRLFHDNALAFYGLAD; encoded by the coding sequence ATGGTTGCGAGCTCGACTTCTACCGACATTGATTTCCCGATCATCGATACGCACCAGCACCTGTGGGATCTCGATTTGTTTAAGCTGCGATGGTTGAAAACCGATCCAGAGGCTTCAGCCGCAACACAACCGCTCGGGAAGAGCCATCGACCGCACGATTATCAGGCAGCGGCTGAAGGCTTAGGGATCGTCAAAAGCGTTTACATGGAAGTCGATGTCGTCTTTGAGCAGCAAACGAGGGAAGTCGAGTATGTCACTACGCTGTGCGAAGACCCGCAAAATCTGATGTGTGGCGCTGTCGTCTCTGGTTGCCCAGGCACACCGGGCTTTGAAAAATGGGCTTCCTATTTGAGCAAGAACCGCTGGATCAAGGGGGTGCGCAGAGTCTTGCATGCGGATGACACGCCGCAAGGAACCTGCACTCAACCTGAGTTTATTCGCAGCATGCAGCAACTGGGTCAGCACAACCTGAGCTTCGACTTTTGTATTCGACCCGGTGAATTGAAGGATGCGGCGTTGGTCGCCAAAGCGTGTCCCGGCACTCGTTTTATCCTCGATCACTGTGGCAACATGCCCGTCCACGGAGGGAGCCCAGAGTTGCGAAGCCTCTGGCAGGATGGCCTTAAAGCTCTTGCCGATCAGGAAAACGTCGTCTGCAAGATTTCAGGAATCGTCGCGAGTACTCAAGATGAAAACTGGAGACCTGCCGACCTGAAACCAGTCATTGAGACCACAGTAGAAACTTTTGGCATTCATCGGGTCATGTTTGCCAGTGACTGGCCCGTCTGCACGACCAGATCGTCTCTTAAGCGATGGATATCAGCTCTTAAGGAAATTGTCGCTCTTCGTCCCATCGAACAGCAACGACGCTTGTTCCATGACAACGCCCTGGCGTTTTATGGTTTGGCCGATTGA
- a CDS encoding helix-turn-helix domain-containing protein, whose protein sequence is MLRPEETEAISAWVDGESSSMESLEIEKLLSSSAEARDLAEVFRHQKSLLKDDAILQGKKFQWKPQFSTASLKQSGWSREAWAALCASLATAAVFAIGFRPTGPGSSFLAEGVIADNQVSPASSGFLDRLEGQWIKGDSESLARGGVGRLESFSVEVGSAKPVDQNVPATSRKQDQFAHAPAPVPGAITPPLVAARNSTGASDSFFMDQQAARKAGESNPVITHDSQVRVPANRVSIGDLVPYLAAAPRMVAVLEVDARQPEAMSLKVLDRLAENSIVVGDSAAEIRQNQMIMHQPVHASNADHQSPSGGSENFATNTSPGMAADAKVLDKPVQNARPYRVLVESQEVSPVNENSSAIVAIYLDVTKSSLARVLTELEQDGLLAEARLRSPLELEPTLELTRSVRTPAATDFVADLKPATPVAPGESNPQISAEAVIAMGTPARAGQPLETENVQKSLSEMQPAQEEHFQAGLLNLTERWFTQQSGGSPEHGLALAVTENQSAQTTNSMKSANSPERMLRHVQNDITEDQKLEQERVHPPLMVEAVPIPLPQLNYSTGPESGIAPESHAGLTRQIAGMAAPNQPSLAKRNDPQHLAESPVAAKEQSPSEANLNTSSNGVLNDQTTRRTSALPKSPQMDSGYAYRQAVEFRMPEPGSDVYRTLSENHAQRSRNSTTMNFHAEPSAGQLPGPNAPMAAALPVPLATPPAAGSISETISALTPENRTIVTADQSAEDSRSREMETTLPQDVSDPDRVRLLLILKNQSAKP, encoded by the coding sequence ATGTTGAGACCGGAAGAAACTGAAGCAATCTCCGCCTGGGTGGATGGTGAATCCTCCTCCATGGAGTCGTTGGAAATCGAGAAGCTGTTGAGCAGTTCGGCCGAAGCACGCGACCTGGCTGAAGTCTTTCGTCACCAGAAGTCGCTCCTCAAGGACGATGCGATCCTTCAGGGCAAAAAGTTTCAGTGGAAGCCGCAATTCTCGACAGCCTCGTTGAAGCAGTCGGGTTGGTCGCGCGAAGCATGGGCGGCCCTGTGTGCGTCGCTGGCGACTGCGGCTGTGTTCGCAATTGGATTTCGGCCAACGGGTCCGGGATCTTCATTTCTTGCCGAAGGGGTGATCGCCGATAACCAGGTTTCTCCTGCGTCTTCCGGCTTTTTGGATAGACTTGAAGGTCAATGGATCAAAGGTGATTCAGAGTCATTGGCCCGTGGCGGGGTGGGAAGACTGGAATCATTTTCCGTAGAAGTCGGGTCGGCCAAACCTGTCGACCAAAATGTTCCTGCCACCAGTCGAAAGCAGGATCAATTCGCCCATGCCCCGGCACCTGTACCCGGTGCGATTACACCGCCTTTGGTTGCTGCCAGAAACTCGACCGGTGCATCGGACTCGTTTTTCATGGATCAGCAGGCCGCTCGAAAAGCGGGAGAATCCAACCCGGTAATAACGCATGATTCTCAGGTTCGTGTCCCGGCCAATCGGGTTTCCATAGGTGATCTGGTGCCCTATCTCGCTGCTGCTCCCCGGATGGTGGCAGTGCTGGAAGTTGATGCCAGGCAACCGGAAGCCATGTCACTGAAAGTTTTAGATCGGCTGGCTGAGAACTCGATTGTTGTTGGTGATTCGGCTGCAGAGATCAGGCAGAACCAGATGATCATGCATCAGCCGGTGCATGCCTCAAATGCCGACCATCAGTCACCGTCAGGTGGCAGCGAGAATTTTGCAACGAATACATCTCCAGGTATGGCAGCAGATGCGAAAGTGCTCGACAAGCCGGTGCAGAATGCGCGCCCCTACCGAGTTCTTGTTGAATCTCAGGAAGTTTCGCCAGTCAATGAAAACTCGAGTGCGATCGTGGCCATTTATCTCGATGTGACCAAATCGAGCCTGGCTCGAGTGTTGACTGAACTCGAACAGGACGGATTACTCGCCGAGGCTCGACTCCGCTCACCTTTAGAGTTGGAGCCAACCTTGGAACTGACCAGGAGTGTGCGAACACCGGCGGCCACCGATTTTGTTGCTGATTTGAAGCCAGCAACACCCGTTGCGCCAGGTGAATCCAACCCTCAGATTTCTGCTGAAGCTGTGATTGCCATGGGAACTCCTGCAAGAGCAGGGCAGCCCCTTGAAACCGAGAATGTCCAGAAGTCACTGAGTGAGATGCAACCTGCTCAAGAAGAGCATTTTCAAGCGGGTCTTCTGAATCTGACGGAGCGCTGGTTTACTCAGCAATCTGGTGGATCTCCAGAGCATGGCCTCGCTCTTGCAGTCACCGAGAATCAATCCGCACAGACAACCAATTCCATGAAATCTGCAAACTCTCCAGAGCGCATGCTTCGACATGTTCAGAACGATATCACGGAAGATCAGAAACTTGAGCAAGAACGCGTTCATCCTCCTCTGATGGTTGAGGCAGTACCGATCCCGCTTCCTCAATTGAATTACTCGACTGGGCCAGAGTCTGGGATTGCTCCAGAGAGTCACGCCGGTTTGACTCGTCAAATCGCAGGAATGGCGGCGCCAAATCAGCCATCGCTGGCGAAGAGGAATGATCCCCAACATCTGGCTGAAAGCCCGGTGGCTGCTAAAGAACAATCTCCATCAGAAGCCAATCTGAACACCTCTTCGAATGGAGTTTTGAACGATCAGACGACGCGGCGAACTTCTGCTCTACCAAAGTCACCACAAATGGATTCAGGGTATGCGTATCGGCAAGCTGTTGAATTTCGCATGCCAGAACCCGGGTCGGACGTGTATCGGACTTTATCAGAGAACCACGCCCAGCGTTCAAGAAACTCTACAACGATGAATTTTCACGCTGAGCCGTCAGCAGGTCAATTGCCTGGGCCAAATGCCCCGATGGCAGCGGCATTGCCTGTCCCTTTAGCGACTCCGCCGGCTGCGGGGAGCATTTCCGAAACCATCAGCGCTCTAACTCCCGAGAACCGCACGATCGTCACGGCAGACCAGTCTGCGGAAGATTCGCGGTCGAGAGAGATGGAGACGACATTGCCACAGGACGTTTCTGATCCTGATCGTGTCCGTTTATTGCTCATTCTCAAGAATCAATCGGCCAAACCATAA
- a CDS encoding sigma-70 family RNA polymerase sigma factor, with protein sequence MQTLTDEELIQAAQTGHTEGFTLLVRRYEQRLFRSMTRISGSPEDAEDICQEAFTRAWRAISKFRGESQFYSWVFRIALNLLRSSKRQLKASVSLDAVRDAIGDDLEDQRADVDPSHSLQVRDQQRVVQEAMDAMEESFRTVLVLTDLEEMSYEEIARVVDCPVGTVRSRIHRARQEFRGRMERLLRQEQRAC encoded by the coding sequence GTGCAGACGCTCACTGACGAAGAATTGATTCAAGCCGCACAAACCGGTCATACGGAGGGTTTTACCCTCCTTGTGAGGCGGTACGAGCAGCGTCTATTCCGGTCGATGACGCGGATTTCGGGCTCTCCGGAGGATGCTGAAGATATTTGTCAGGAAGCATTTACGCGCGCCTGGCGAGCGATCTCCAAATTCCGTGGTGAATCGCAGTTTTATTCGTGGGTTTTTCGAATTGCCTTGAATCTGTTGCGGTCATCGAAAAGGCAATTGAAGGCTTCGGTCTCGCTGGATGCCGTGCGGGATGCGATCGGCGATGATCTGGAAGATCAACGTGCGGATGTCGATCCGAGCCATAGCCTGCAGGTGAGAGATCAACAGCGGGTCGTGCAGGAAGCCATGGACGCCATGGAAGAGTCGTTTCGAACAGTGCTGGTGCTCACCGATCTGGAAGAGATGAGCTATGAAGAAATCGCTCGTGTCGTGGATTGCCCGGTAGGGACAGTCCGCAGCCGGATTCATCGGGCAAGACAAGAATTTCGAGGTCGAATGGAGCGGCTGTTAAGGCAGGAACAAAGAGCCTGTTAA